In Streptomyces alboniger, the following are encoded in one genomic region:
- the fdxA gene encoding ferredoxin, producing the protein MAYVIAQPCADVKDKSCIDECPVDCIYEGGRALYIHPEECVDCGACEPVCPVEAIYFEDDVPADWGDHSGSNAAFFEEIGSPGGAAALGALPHDSALVASLPQAVAS; encoded by the coding sequence ATGGCCTACGTCATCGCCCAGCCCTGCGCCGATGTGAAGGACAAGTCCTGCATCGACGAATGCCCCGTGGACTGCATCTACGAAGGCGGCCGCGCCCTCTACATCCACCCCGAGGAATGCGTGGACTGCGGCGCCTGCGAACCCGTCTGCCCGGTGGAGGCCATCTACTTCGAGGACGACGTACCCGCCGACTGGGGCGACCACAGCGGCTCCAACGCCGCCTTCTTCGAGGAGATCGGCTCACCCGGCGGCGCCGCCGCCCTCGGCGCGCTCCCGCACGACTCCGCCCTCGTCGCCTCCCTGCCGCAGGCGGTGGCGTCATGA
- a CDS encoding acyl carrier protein: MLEQLKEILSNKLKVSPEAITPEATRDDIELDSLAVVELSLLLKSELDIDVSDDDLLEAETVADMVALMETRSAKV; the protein is encoded by the coding sequence ATGCTGGAGCAGCTCAAGGAAATCCTGTCCAACAAGCTCAAGGTGTCCCCCGAGGCCATCACGCCGGAGGCCACCAGGGACGACATCGAGCTGGACTCGCTCGCCGTGGTGGAGCTGTCGCTGCTGCTCAAGTCCGAACTGGACATCGACGTCAGCGACGACGACCTCCTGGAGGCCGAGACCGTGGCCGACATGGTGGCGCTCATGGAGACGAGGAGCGCGAAGGTCTGA
- a CDS encoding fatty acid desaturase family protein — protein sequence MQRPYVQETGVAVDPQRPAVSQHKAAPQRTGASATFSELLKRVKAEGLLDLDPRYYIGRLTRNTTLLVAGLTAFFLLGDSWWQLVVAVWMGLCGGQSSFMWHDAGHKAMFRDKRAASAVGYFHANFVNGVSFGWWVNHHNRHHSNPNHLDMDPDIGRRTAIFDIKQYATRTGVQRFIVRYQSVLFFVLLVLESFKMHKTAVKSIAQGLTKRPVLESTLLLARAAIYLTCVFTVLSPVLAVTFILVQQATLGVYFGMIFAPNHKGMDVRDGDEETLDWLERQVLTSRNIRPSWFIDFLYGGLNYQVEHHLFPAMPQKNLGRARELTREYCAERGVPYHEVGFWASYREVASYLHEVSAPVRRGDVDAHLERAA from the coding sequence ATGCAGCGTCCGTACGTCCAAGAGACCGGTGTCGCCGTCGACCCGCAGCGCCCCGCTGTTTCTCAGCACAAAGCAGCCCCGCAGCGCACCGGGGCATCCGCGACCTTCTCCGAGCTGCTCAAACGCGTCAAGGCGGAGGGGCTGCTCGACCTCGACCCGCGGTACTACATCGGGCGCCTCACCCGGAACACCACGCTGCTCGTGGCCGGGCTCACCGCGTTCTTCCTGCTGGGCGACTCGTGGTGGCAGCTCGTCGTGGCGGTGTGGATGGGCCTCTGCGGCGGCCAGTCCTCCTTCATGTGGCACGACGCGGGCCACAAGGCGATGTTCCGCGACAAGCGGGCCGCCTCCGCGGTCGGCTACTTCCACGCCAACTTCGTCAACGGGGTCAGCTTCGGCTGGTGGGTCAACCACCACAACCGTCACCACAGCAACCCCAACCATCTGGACATGGACCCGGACATCGGCCGGCGCACCGCGATCTTCGACATCAAGCAGTACGCGACCCGCACCGGCGTCCAGCGCTTCATCGTGCGCTACCAGAGCGTGCTCTTCTTCGTGCTGCTCGTCCTCGAGTCGTTCAAGATGCACAAGACGGCCGTGAAGTCGATCGCCCAGGGCCTCACCAAGCGTCCCGTCCTGGAGTCCACCCTGCTCCTCGCGCGCGCCGCGATCTATCTGACCTGCGTCTTCACCGTCCTGTCGCCGGTCCTCGCGGTCACCTTCATCCTGGTCCAGCAGGCCACCCTCGGCGTCTACTTCGGCATGATCTTCGCCCCGAACCACAAGGGCATGGACGTGCGCGACGGTGACGAGGAGACCCTGGACTGGCTGGAGCGCCAGGTCCTGACCTCCCGCAACATCCGGCCCTCGTGGTTCATCGACTTCCTGTACGGGGGTCTCAACTACCAGGTGGAGCACCACCTGTTCCCGGCCATGCCGCAGAAGAACCTGGGGCGGGCCCGCGAGCTGACCCGCGAGTACTGCGCCGAGCGCGGCGTCCCGTACCACGAGGTCGGTTTCTGGGCCTCCTACCGCGAGGTCGCCTCCTATCTGCACGAGGTCAGCGCCCCGGTCCGCCGCGGTGACGTCGACGCGCACCTGGAACGGGCCGCCTGA
- the serS gene encoding serine--tRNA ligase: protein MHDPRELIASGPEAVRRLARRRHDLDVSALDAAHRGRAEAQAEVTRLRTEMNRAARERTPGPPSEQDKEAARTLRAEVQRAEAAAKEAGKSLADLVLAVPNIPLDSVPDGDSEKEAVEIRRGGPPPCEADGSRHHADIGERLGILDGKAAARLSGARFTVSRGPGARLERALADFFLDLHTGEHGYTEHSVPFLVNRDTMTGTGQLPKFAEDLFATQVGDRELFLIPTAEVPLTNLLAQQALDAREMPYAFTARTPCFRAEAGAYGRDTRGILRLHQFEKVELVRVCTLEDAPAQLELMLEHAEECLRRLELSYRIVQLPAGDLGFSARSTYDIEVWLPGSGSYREISSVSDCGTFQARRAGIRHRTADGRKEYAATLNGSALPIGRTVAALLEQGARPDGSVELPEALISYTGFRRILPDGTTE from the coding sequence ATGCACGATCCGCGCGAACTGATCGCGTCCGGGCCCGAGGCGGTACGGCGTCTCGCCCGCCGCCGCCACGACCTCGACGTGAGCGCGCTCGACGCGGCCCACCGCGGCCGGGCCGAGGCCCAGGCCGAAGTGACCCGGCTGCGCACCGAGATGAACCGCGCGGCCCGCGAGCGCACCCCCGGGCCGCCCTCCGAACAGGACAAGGAGGCCGCGCGCACGCTGCGCGCCGAGGTCCAGCGCGCGGAGGCGGCCGCCAAGGAGGCGGGCAAGAGCCTCGCCGACCTGGTCCTCGCCGTCCCCAACATCCCGCTGGACTCGGTGCCGGACGGCGACTCCGAGAAGGAGGCGGTGGAGATACGCCGGGGCGGCCCGCCCCCGTGCGAGGCGGACGGCTCCCGCCACCACGCCGACATCGGCGAGCGGCTCGGCATCCTCGACGGCAAGGCGGCGGCCCGGCTCTCCGGCGCCCGCTTCACCGTGAGCCGCGGCCCCGGGGCCCGCCTCGAACGCGCCCTCGCCGACTTCTTCCTCGACCTGCACACGGGCGAGCACGGCTACACCGAGCACTCCGTGCCGTTCCTGGTCAACCGCGACACCATGACGGGCACCGGCCAGCTCCCCAAGTTCGCGGAGGACCTGTTCGCCACGCAGGTCGGCGACCGCGAGCTGTTCCTGATCCCCACCGCGGAGGTTCCGCTCACCAACCTGCTCGCGCAGCAGGCCCTGGACGCCCGCGAGATGCCGTACGCGTTCACGGCCCGCACCCCGTGCTTCCGCGCCGAGGCCGGGGCGTACGGCAGGGACACCAGGGGCATCCTGCGACTGCACCAGTTCGAGAAGGTGGAACTGGTGCGCGTCTGCACCCTTGAGGACGCCCCCGCGCAGCTGGAGCTGATGCTGGAGCACGCCGAGGAGTGCCTGCGCCGCCTCGAACTCTCCTACCGCATCGTGCAGTTGCCGGCCGGGGACCTCGGCTTCTCGGCCCGTTCGACCTACGACATCGAGGTGTGGCTGCCGGGCAGCGGCTCCTACCGCGAGATCTCCTCGGTCTCCGACTGCGGCACCTTCCAGGCCCGTCGCGCCGGCATCCGCCACCGTACGGCGGACGGCCGCAAGGAGTACGCGGCGACGCTGAACGGCTCGGCCCTGCCCATCGGCCGCACGGTGGCCGCGCTCCTCGAACAGGGCGCCCGCCCGGACGGCTCGGTCGAACTGCCCGAGGCGCTCATCTCGTACACGGGGTTCCGCCGGATCCTGCCGGACGGCACGACGGAGTGA
- the fabI gene encoding enoyl-ACP reductase FabI, which produces MSGLLAGKRVLVTGVLTEASIAFHAARLAQLEGAEVVLTGFGRLSLIERTAALLPKPAPVVELDVTDPAHLDGLADRLREHVDGLDGVVHSIAYGPPGAFEFLAGEWEDVSTAVHVSAYSLKSLTTACLPLLEPRGGSVVGVTFDATVAWPKYDWMGVAKAALESTSRYLARDLGPRGIRCNLVAAGPLRSMAAKSIPGFSELADDWHTRAPAGWDLTDPDPAARGIVALLSDLFPRTTGEIVHVDGGAHMMGA; this is translated from the coding sequence ATGAGCGGCCTGCTCGCGGGCAAGCGCGTCCTGGTGACAGGTGTCCTCACCGAGGCGTCCATCGCCTTCCACGCGGCGCGCCTGGCCCAACTGGAGGGCGCCGAGGTTGTATTGACCGGATTCGGGCGGCTCTCCCTGATCGAGCGCACCGCGGCCCTGCTGCCGAAGCCCGCCCCGGTCGTCGAACTGGACGTCACCGACCCGGCGCACCTGGACGGCCTCGCCGACCGCCTGCGGGAGCACGTCGACGGCCTCGACGGCGTCGTGCACTCCATCGCGTACGGCCCGCCCGGCGCCTTCGAATTCCTCGCGGGCGAATGGGAGGACGTGTCGACCGCCGTGCACGTCTCCGCGTACTCCCTGAAGTCCCTGACCACCGCCTGCCTGCCGCTTCTCGAACCGCGCGGCGGCTCGGTGGTGGGCGTCACCTTCGACGCCACGGTCGCCTGGCCCAAGTACGACTGGATGGGCGTCGCCAAGGCCGCCCTGGAGTCCACCAGCCGCTACCTCGCCCGGGACCTCGGCCCCCGCGGCATCCGCTGCAACCTCGTCGCCGCGGGCCCGCTGCGCTCCATGGCCGCCAAGTCCATCCCCGGCTTCTCCGAACTGGCGGACGACTGGCACACCCGCGCCCCGGCGGGCTGGGACCTCACCGACCCGGACCCCGCGGCCCGCGGCATCGTCGCCCTCCTCTCCGACCTCTTCCCGCGCACCACGGGCGAGATCGTCCACGTGGACGGCGGGGCGCACATGATGGGCGCGTGA
- a CDS encoding beta-ketoacyl-[acyl-carrier-protein] synthase family protein: MAGIDIAVTGLGLVTPGGIGVGPSWAAVCEGRSGAAFDPVLADNPVRISCRVPGFDPEALLTARRAHRLDRFVQFALVAAREAITDAGLDPLTWDGARVGVVLGCADGGPGTVEEQHHALREKGADRVSPLLLPMQLPNMLAGQTAIEFGATGPNLVVATACASGATAIGTARDLLALGRCDVVLAGGSEAMITPLVMAGFAQMGALSRREDDPTRASRPFDADRDGFVAGEGAGILVMERVEDARARGAHQHGRIIGYGATADAHHMTSPHPDGAGVEAAVRAALADAGADPDDVQHVNAHGTSTPLNDVAEARMIKRTLQGDPLVTSTKGVTGHLLGAAGAVEAAFTLLSIEHELVPPIANLVMPDAEVDVKLAYSATSMPIDLALSNSCGFGGQNTVLALAPA, translated from the coding sequence ATGGCCGGCATCGACATCGCCGTCACCGGGCTCGGCCTCGTCACCCCGGGCGGCATCGGGGTCGGGCCGAGCTGGGCGGCGGTCTGCGAGGGCCGGTCGGGCGCGGCGTTCGATCCCGTGCTGGCGGACAATCCGGTGCGCATCTCCTGCCGCGTGCCCGGCTTCGACCCCGAAGCCCTGCTGACGGCCCGCCGGGCCCACCGCCTGGACCGGTTCGTGCAGTTCGCGCTCGTCGCCGCGCGCGAGGCCATCACCGACGCCGGGCTCGACCCGCTGACCTGGGACGGTGCCCGGGTCGGGGTGGTGCTCGGCTGCGCGGACGGCGGCCCCGGCACGGTCGAGGAACAGCACCACGCGCTACGGGAGAAGGGCGCCGACCGGGTCTCGCCGCTGCTGCTGCCCATGCAGCTGCCGAACATGCTGGCCGGTCAGACGGCCATCGAGTTCGGGGCGACGGGACCCAACCTCGTGGTGGCCACCGCCTGCGCGTCCGGGGCGACGGCCATCGGCACGGCACGGGACCTGCTCGCGCTCGGCCGCTGCGACGTCGTCCTGGCGGGCGGCAGCGAGGCCATGATCACGCCGTTGGTGATGGCCGGGTTCGCGCAGATGGGCGCCCTGTCCCGGCGCGAGGACGATCCGACGCGCGCGTCGCGTCCCTTCGACGCCGACCGGGACGGCTTCGTCGCGGGCGAGGGCGCCGGGATCCTCGTCATGGAACGCGTCGAGGACGCCCGGGCCCGCGGGGCGCACCAGCACGGCCGGATCATCGGCTACGGCGCCACCGCCGACGCCCATCACATGACGTCGCCGCACCCGGACGGCGCCGGGGTTGAGGCGGCGGTCCGCGCGGCCCTCGCCGACGCGGGCGCGGATCCGGACGACGTACAGCACGTGAACGCCCACGGCACCTCGACGCCGCTCAACGACGTCGCCGAGGCGAGGATGATCAAACGGACCCTCCAGGGGGATCCGCTGGTCACCTCGACCAAGGGCGTGACCGGGCATCTGCTCGGCGCGGCGGGCGCGGTGGAGGCGGCGTTCACGCTGCTGAGCATCGAGCACGAACTGGTGCCGCCCATCGCCAACCTGGTCATGCCGGACGCGGAGGTCGACGTCAAGCTCGCGTACTCGGCGACCTCCATGCCCATCGATCTGGCGCTCAGCAATTCCTGCGGGTTCGGCGGTCAGAACACCGTCCTGGCCCTCGCCCCCGCGTGA
- a CDS encoding beta-ketoacyl-ACP synthase III produces the protein MSGAARPLGRSAVVCGIGSYVPPDKVTNDELSRRLDTSDAWIRSRTGIAERYVVSPGTATSDLAVEAGLRALKSASTEQVDAVVLATTTPDQPCPATAPAVAARLGLGQVAAFDVAAVCSGFLYGLATSSGLIASGMAERVLLVAADAFTTIINPEDRTTAVIFADGAGAVVLRAGDAGEPGAVGPMVLGSDGELSHLIEVPAGGSRQRSAGTPPEPGDQYFRMLGRDTYRHAVERMTATSQEAAELSGWRLDDVDRFAAHQANARILDSVAERLGIPAERQLSNIEQVGNTGAASLPLLLSQSAAEGRLTAGHRVLLTAFGGGLSWGAATLVWPEVQSV, from the coding sequence ATGAGCGGCGCGGCCCGGCCGCTCGGCCGGTCGGCGGTGGTCTGCGGCATCGGCTCGTACGTGCCGCCGGACAAGGTGACCAACGACGAGCTGTCGCGGCGTCTCGACACCTCCGACGCGTGGATCCGCTCCCGCACCGGAATCGCCGAGCGCTACGTGGTCTCGCCCGGCACCGCCACCTCCGATCTGGCGGTGGAGGCCGGTCTGCGCGCCCTGAAGTCGGCGAGCACCGAGCAGGTGGACGCCGTCGTCCTGGCCACCACCACCCCCGACCAGCCGTGCCCGGCGACCGCGCCGGCGGTGGCGGCGCGGCTCGGTCTCGGCCAGGTCGCGGCGTTCGACGTGGCGGCCGTCTGCTCCGGATTCCTCTACGGGCTCGCCACCTCCTCGGGGCTCATCGCCTCGGGGATGGCGGAGCGGGTGCTGCTGGTGGCGGCCGACGCCTTCACGACCATCATCAACCCCGAGGACCGCACCACGGCGGTGATCTTCGCGGACGGCGCGGGGGCCGTGGTCCTGCGGGCCGGGGACGCGGGTGAACCGGGCGCCGTCGGGCCGATGGTCCTCGGCAGCGACGGCGAGCTGAGCCACCTCATCGAGGTACCGGCCGGCGGCTCCCGGCAGCGCTCGGCGGGCACCCCGCCCGAGCCCGGCGACCAGTACTTCCGGATGCTCGGCCGCGACACCTACCGGCACGCGGTGGAGCGGATGACCGCCACCTCGCAGGAGGCGGCCGAGCTGTCCGGCTGGCGGCTCGACGACGTGGACCGGTTCGCGGCCCACCAGGCGAACGCCCGCATCCTCGACTCCGTCGCGGAGCGGCTCGGCATCCCCGCCGAGCGGCAGCTCAGCAACATCGAGCAGGTCGGCAACACCGGGGCCGCCTCGCTCCCCCTGCTCCTGTCCCAGTCCGCCGCCGAGGGCCGGCTCACGGCCGGGCACCGGGTGCTGCTGACCGCGTTCGGCGGCGGGCTCTCCTGGGGGGCCGCGACGCTCGTCTGGCCCGAAGTGCAGTCCGTCTGA
- a CDS encoding DUF2156 domain-containing protein, with translation MTVTVVENPILQAVRTHTRAENPSAFLALNSGNSTFTVPGTDGVVIYRRTGRFAVQFGGPFAAPKDYDTLLDGFRRHVREQGLTHVGVQLQRDDAERYARRGFTVNQIGASWAVSLAEFTLRGTRFMQLRNKISRAYRNGLQIQEVEADAWREALEAIDGAWLSSKGAARPLEFLVGEIGGEAQEHRRLFVGTIAGAPVAYISYSPVFGSRAGWMHDLSRRVPDGSPGLMEAINAHAIEVFRGEGVPWLHFGFTPFTGLDAEHELDGHSPAFQWLMQALWAEGAALYPAQTQLSYKHKWAPDATIPEYVAFDGPASLASFAHIFRACNAF, from the coding sequence ATGACCGTGACCGTAGTGGAAAACCCGATTCTCCAGGCTGTCCGCACCCATACGCGGGCCGAGAATCCCAGCGCGTTCCTCGCGCTGAACAGTGGCAACAGCACCTTCACAGTGCCGGGAACGGACGGCGTCGTCATCTACCGCAGGACCGGCCGCTTCGCCGTCCAGTTCGGCGGGCCCTTCGCCGCCCCCAAGGACTACGACACCCTCCTCGACGGTTTCCGGCGCCACGTGAGGGAGCAGGGGCTGACCCACGTAGGCGTCCAACTCCAGCGCGACGACGCCGAGCGCTACGCGCGGCGCGGGTTCACCGTCAACCAGATCGGCGCCTCCTGGGCGGTGAGCCTGGCCGAGTTCACCCTGCGCGGCACCCGCTTCATGCAGCTGCGCAACAAGATCTCCCGCGCCTACCGCAACGGCCTCCAGATCCAGGAGGTCGAGGCGGACGCCTGGCGGGAGGCGCTGGAGGCCATCGACGGTGCCTGGCTGTCCAGCAAGGGCGCGGCCCGCCCGCTGGAGTTCCTGGTCGGCGAGATCGGCGGCGAGGCGCAGGAGCACCGGCGGCTCTTCGTCGGCACGATCGCCGGGGCGCCGGTCGCCTACATCTCGTACTCCCCGGTCTTCGGCAGCCGCGCCGGGTGGATGCACGACCTGAGCCGGCGCGTGCCGGACGGGTCGCCGGGCCTGATGGAGGCCATCAACGCGCACGCCATCGAGGTGTTCCGCGGCGAGGGCGTCCCGTGGCTGCACTTCGGCTTCACGCCCTTCACGGGCCTGGACGCCGAGCACGAACTGGACGGCCACAGCCCGGCGTTCCAGTGGCTGATGCAGGCCCTGTGGGCCGAGGGCGCCGCGCTCTACCCGGCCCAGACGCAGCTCTCGTACAAGCACAAGTGGGCGCCCGACGCGACCATCCCGGAGTACGTGGCCTTCGACGGCCCCGCGTCCCTGGCGTCGTTCGCGCACATCTTCCGTGCGTGCAACGCCTTCTGA
- a CDS encoding acyl-CoA carboxylase subunit beta, with protein MRLHVAELAAIRDRALAGPGEPATAAQKAKGKLTVRERIGLLLDEGSFREVEPLRRHRATGFGLEAKRPYTDGVVTGWGTVEGRTVFVYAHDFRIFGGALGEAHATKIHKIMDMAIAAGAPLVSLNDGAGARIQEGVTALAGYGGIFQRNTKASGVIPQISVMLGPCAGGAAYSPALTDFVFMVRETSQMFITGPDVVRAVTGEEITQNGLGGADVHAETSGVAHFAYDDEETCLEEVRYLLSMLPSNNRENPPAHGCDDPAGRACQALLDLVPVDGNRPYDMAKVIEEIVDDGDFLEVHERWARNIICALARLDGKVVGIVANQPQSLAGVLDIEASEKAARFVQMCDAFNIPIVTLLDVPGFLPGVDQEHGGIIRHGAKLLYAYCNATVPRISLILRKAYGGAYIVMNSQSIGADLTYAWPTNEIAVMGAEGAANVIFRRQIAAAEDPEAMRTRMVKEYKAELMHPYYAAERGLVDDVIDPAETREVLINSLAMLAGKHADRPSRKHGNPPQ; from the coding sequence ATGAGACTCCACGTCGCGGAGCTGGCGGCGATCCGGGACCGGGCCCTCGCGGGGCCCGGCGAACCGGCTACCGCCGCTCAGAAGGCCAAGGGCAAGCTCACCGTCCGGGAGCGGATCGGACTGCTCCTCGACGAGGGCTCGTTCCGCGAGGTCGAACCCTTGCGCCGACACCGGGCGACCGGTTTCGGCCTGGAGGCGAAGCGGCCGTACACGGACGGCGTCGTCACCGGTTGGGGCACGGTCGAGGGCCGTACGGTCTTCGTCTACGCGCACGACTTCCGGATCTTCGGCGGTGCGCTGGGTGAGGCGCACGCCACCAAGATCCACAAGATCATGGACATGGCCATCGCGGCCGGTGCTCCGCTGGTCTCGCTGAACGACGGCGCGGGGGCCCGCATCCAGGAAGGCGTCACGGCTCTCGCGGGCTATGGCGGGATCTTCCAGCGCAACACCAAGGCCTCGGGCGTCATCCCGCAGATCAGTGTGATGCTGGGCCCGTGCGCGGGCGGCGCGGCCTATTCGCCCGCGCTGACGGACTTCGTGTTCATGGTCCGTGAGACCTCGCAGATGTTCATCACGGGGCCTGACGTGGTCCGCGCGGTGACCGGCGAGGAGATCACGCAGAACGGCCTGGGCGGCGCCGATGTCCACGCCGAGACGTCGGGCGTCGCGCACTTCGCGTACGACGACGAGGAGACCTGCCTCGAAGAAGTGCGCTATCTGCTGTCGATGCTGCCGTCGAACAACCGCGAGAACCCCCCGGCGCACGGCTGCGACGACCCGGCCGGCCGCGCGTGCCAGGCCCTGCTCGACCTGGTGCCCGTGGACGGCAACCGCCCGTACGACATGGCCAAGGTCATCGAGGAGATCGTCGACGACGGTGATTTCCTGGAGGTCCACGAGCGGTGGGCGCGGAACATCATCTGTGCCCTGGCCCGTCTGGACGGCAAGGTGGTCGGGATCGTGGCGAACCAGCCGCAGTCCCTGGCCGGGGTGCTGGACATCGAGGCCTCCGAGAAGGCCGCCCGCTTCGTGCAGATGTGCGATGCCTTCAACATCCCCATCGTGACGCTCCTCGACGTGCCCGGCTTCCTGCCCGGCGTCGACCAGGAACACGGCGGCATCATCCGCCACGGCGCCAAACTGCTGTACGCGTACTGCAACGCCACCGTCCCGCGCATCTCACTGATCCTGCGCAAGGCCTACGGCGGCGCCTACATCGTCATGAACAGCCAGTCCATCGGCGCCGACCTCACCTACGCCTGGCCCACCAACGAGATCGCCGTGATGGGCGCCGAAGGCGCGGCCAACGTCATCTTCCGCCGCCAGATCGCCGCCGCCGAAGACCCCGAAGCCATGCGCACCCGCATGGTCAAGGAGTACAAGGCCGAACTGATGCACCCCTACTACGCCGCCGAACGCGGCCTGGTCGACGACGTCATCGACCCCGCCGAGACCCGCGAGGTCCTCATCAACTCCCTCGCGATGCTCGCGGGCAAGCACGCCGACCGTCCCTCCCGGAAGCACGGCAATCCCCCGCAGTGA
- a CDS encoding AfsR/SARP family transcriptional regulator, which yields MLSFSILGALQIRTASGFAEISGDLQRNLIQTLLVSEGRPISGESLVEEMWGDCVPDKQANALQAHISRLRRKLKSLEPDLAVSRVTIHPSGYRLTIHEGEFDAAEFTKSVRQAEAEGAADPGATAELLGRALALWRGPVFGDFPGGTICQLACARYEEYRMRAMELRFEAELRLGHHAAMLAELHEAHSNHPLRERFCEQLMVALYRSGRQADALNVYRAMRRHLSDELGIDPSPALRQVEHAILAHDPALAAEPRTLLQPA from the coding sequence ATGCTGAGCTTTTCGATTCTCGGAGCACTGCAGATCCGCACCGCGTCAGGATTCGCGGAGATCTCGGGGGATCTCCAGCGCAATCTCATCCAGACGCTGCTCGTCAGCGAGGGTCGCCCGATCTCGGGCGAGAGCCTCGTTGAAGAAATGTGGGGCGATTGCGTCCCGGACAAGCAGGCGAATGCTCTCCAGGCTCACATCAGCCGACTCCGCCGGAAACTGAAGAGCCTGGAGCCCGATCTCGCGGTGTCCCGGGTGACCATTCACCCCTCCGGATACCGGCTCACCATCCACGAGGGCGAATTCGACGCGGCGGAATTCACCAAGTCGGTCCGGCAGGCCGAGGCCGAGGGCGCGGCCGACCCCGGCGCCACGGCGGAACTGCTCGGCCGGGCGCTCGCCCTGTGGCGCGGCCCCGTCTTCGGCGACTTCCCCGGCGGCACCATCTGCCAGCTCGCCTGCGCGCGTTACGAGGAGTACCGCATGCGCGCCATGGAACTGCGTTTCGAGGCGGAGCTGCGGCTCGGGCATCACGCCGCGATGCTCGCCGAACTCCACGAGGCGCACAGCAACCACCCGCTGCGGGAACGCTTCTGCGAGCAGCTGATGGTCGCCCTCTACCGCTCGGGGCGCCAGGCCGACGCGCTCAACGTCTACCGCGCCATGCGCCGGCACCTCTCGGACGAGCTGGGCATCGACCCGTCCCCCGCCCTGCGCCAGGTCGAGCACGCGATCCTCGCGCACGACCCCGCCCTGGCCGCGGAGCCCCGCACCCTGCTCCAGCCCGCCTGA
- a CDS encoding MFS transporter — MADTLSRPAAGATAAAGASIGVRLDRMPITPTHRSVTAVIGVGLLFDTFENNLSGTIAKVLQNDFAFGATELKLVLASAFIGQFIGSLVLGKIADRYGRRRAFLINLAIYSGFSLLGAFSPNAAWLIATRFFAGIGIGAEQSLSDCYLSDVLPAKKRGRFIAWAYTLAFCGVPAVGFAALWLVPLTPLGIDGWRWLFVIGALGSAVVWVLRRRLIESPRWLATVGREDEAEALVARMEAEVPGGVPAVPEAGLAHAAANGPAPATRLRDIFQPHLRRRTTMLWIFCALSTVGYYGFGTLAPQILAAKGYGIVAGIGFTAVCFLGYPVGSALALPIIDRVERKKLVVASAGAMVVAGLGFSYAGSPTVIMVFGFAYTVFSNLFSSVSHVYLAEQYPTAIRAAASGAAYSLSKLSAAALPFVLLPVLQSYGPGALFGVIATVMAALAVTVLTLGERTTGVPVDRASTADPTAPPT; from the coding sequence ATGGCCGACACGCTTTCCAGACCGGCGGCCGGGGCCACGGCCGCCGCGGGCGCCTCGATCGGCGTCCGGCTCGACCGGATGCCGATCACCCCGACCCACCGTAGTGTCACCGCGGTCATCGGCGTCGGGCTGCTCTTCGACACGTTCGAGAACAACCTCTCCGGCACCATCGCCAAGGTCCTCCAGAACGACTTCGCCTTCGGCGCCACCGAGCTGAAACTGGTCCTCGCCTCCGCCTTCATCGGCCAGTTCATCGGCTCGCTGGTGCTCGGCAAGATCGCCGACCGGTACGGGCGGCGCCGGGCGTTTTTGATCAACCTCGCGATCTACTCCGGTTTCTCGCTGCTCGGCGCCTTCTCGCCGAACGCGGCCTGGCTGATCGCGACCCGGTTCTTCGCCGGCATCGGCATCGGCGCCGAACAGTCCCTCTCCGACTGCTACTTGTCGGACGTACTGCCCGCGAAGAAGCGCGGCCGGTTCATCGCCTGGGCGTACACGCTCGCCTTCTGCGGGGTGCCCGCCGTGGGCTTCGCCGCGCTGTGGCTCGTCCCGCTGACACCGCTCGGCATCGACGGCTGGCGCTGGCTCTTCGTGATCGGGGCGCTCGGCTCGGCCGTGGTGTGGGTGCTGCGCAGGCGGCTGATCGAGTCCCCGCGCTGGCTGGCGACGGTCGGCCGCGAGGACGAGGCGGAGGCGCTGGTCGCCCGCATGGAGGCGGAGGTGCCTGGCGGGGTCCCGGCGGTGCCGGAGGCCGGCCTCGCGCACGCCGCGGCCAACGGGCCGGCCCCCGCGACCCGGCTGCGGGACATCTTCCAGCCCCACCTGCGGCGCCGCACCACCATGCTCTGGATCTTCTGCGCGCTGTCGACGGTCGGCTACTACGGCTTCGGCACGCTCGCCCCGCAGATCCTCGCCGCCAAGGGGTACGGGATCGTCGCCGGCATCGGCTTCACCGCCGTCTGCTTCCTCGGCTACCCCGTGGGCTCCGCGCTCGCCCTGCCCATCATCGACCGCGTCGAGCGCAAGAAGCTGGTGGTCGCGTCGGCGGGCGCGATGGTCGTGGCCGGGCTCGGCTTCAGTTACGCGGGTTCGCCGACGGTCATCATGGTCTTCGGCTTCGCCTACACGGTGTTCAGCAACCTCTTCTCCAGCGTCTCGCACGTCTACCTCGCCGAGCAGTACCCGACCGCCATCCGCGCGGCCGCGTCCGGCGCGGCGTACTCCCTGTCCAAACTCAGCGCCGCCGCGCTGCCGTTCGTCCTGCTCCCGGTCCTCCAGTCGTACGGGCCAGGGGCGCTGTTCGGTGTCATCGCCACGGTGATGGCCGCGCTCGCCGTCACCGTCCTCACCCTGGGCGAACGCACCACCGGCGTCCCGGTCGACCGCGCGAGCACCGCTGACCCCACCGCCCCGCCGACGTGA